In Gopherus evgoodei ecotype Sinaloan lineage chromosome 21, rGopEvg1_v1.p, whole genome shotgun sequence, a single window of DNA contains:
- the LOC115638408 gene encoding olfactory receptor 14A16-like produces MSNQTSMTEFLLLGFSGVRELQLLHFVVFLVLYLATLMGNILIITVVALDYHLHSPMYFFLLNLSFIDLCYISVPIPKSMVNSLTNSRSISYSGCLTQVFLFPLFAVAELSFLTVMAYDRYVAICQPLHYETIMNRRACVRMAASAWLSSILNSALHTGTTFTLTFCEGNVLDQFFCEIPQLLKLTCSETYLRESGAIVFSACLSLSCFVFIIVSYVQIFTTVLRIPSEQGRRKAFSTCLPHLFVVSLFLWTLTVAYLKPTSSSTTGRDLMVAVLYSVVPPMMNPIIYSMRNKEIQAALRRLIAGRLFTMNIKSIVLP; encoded by the coding sequence ATGAGCAACCAAACTTCAATGACCGAGTTTCTTCTCTTGGGATTCTCTGGTGTTCGGGAGCTGCAGCTGttacactttgtggtgtttctagttCTTTATCTGGCAACCCTGATGGGGAATATTCTCATCATCACAGTCGTAGCCCTTGACTATCATCTTCAcagccccatgtacttcttcctcctCAACTTATCCTTCATAGACCTCTGCTACATCTCTGTCCCCATTCCTAAATCCATGGTCAATTCACTAACCAACTCCAGGTCAATTTCTTATTCTGGGTGCCTCACCCAAgtctttctctttcccttgttTGCTGTAGCTGAGCTCAGCTTCCTCACTGTCATGGCATACGATAGATATGTCGCCATCTGCCAACCTCTTCATTATGAGACTATAATGAACAGAAGAGCTTGTGTCCGAATGGCAGCCAGTGCATGGCTCAGTAGTATTCTCAACTCTGCACTACACACTGGGACCACATTTACATTAACCTTCTGTGAAGGGAACGTGttggatcagttcttctgtgaaatcccccagctacTCAAGCTCACCTGCTCTGAGACATATCTCAGAGAATCTGGGGCAATTGTCTTTAGTGCTTGTTTATCTTTAAGctgctttgtttttataattgtgtcgtatgttcagatcttcaccacggtgctgagaatcccctctgagcagggccggcgtaaagccttctccacctgccttcctcacctcTTCGTGGTTTCCTTGTTCCTCTGGACTCTTACTGTTGCCTACCTGAAGCCCACCTCCAGCTCAACAACAGGCCGAGATCTCatggtggctgttctctattcCGTGGTGCCTCCAATGATGAATccgatcatctacagcatgaggaacaaggagattcAAGCTGCCCTGAGGAGACTAATAGCAGGGAGATTATTCACCATGAATATAAAGTCCATAGTTCTCCCTTGA
- the LOC115638409 gene encoding olfactory receptor 14A16-like: protein MSNQTTVTDFLLLGVSDVRELQILHFVVFLVIYLLVLVGNLLIITAIALDHHLHTPMYFFLVNLSILDLSSISVTIPKSMANSLMNTRYISYSGCVTQVFLLIVFISADYALLTVMAYDRHIAICQPLHYERVMNRRACVQMAASAWISGILYSALHTGSTFVISFCGGNVVDQFFCEIPQLLKLACSDSDHSETGAIIFSACLALSCFVFIIVSYIQIFKAVLRIPSEQGRRKAFSTCLPHLTVVSLFIFTGTVAYLKPTSSSASALDLMVGVLYSVVPPMMNPIIYSMRNREVKGSLSKLIGWGLFSKNKMSIFLH from the coding sequence atgtccAATCAAACCACTGTGACTGATTTCCTTCTCCTGGGAGTCTCTGATGttcgggagctgcagattttacactttGTGGTGTTCCTGGTGATTTACCTTCTGGTCCTGGtggggaatcttctcatcatcacagcCATAGCCCTCGATCAccatcttcacacccccatgtatttcttcctggtGAACCTGTCCATCCTAGACCTCagctccatctctgtcaccatccccaaatctATGGCCAATTCCCTCATGAACACCAGGTACATTTCTTATTCTGGATGCGTCACACAAGTCTTTCTCCTTATCGTCTTTATTTCAGCAGATTATGCATTATTGACTGTCATGGCGTACGACCGACACatcgccatctgccaaccacttcACTACGAGagagtgatgaacaggagagcttgtgtccaaatggcagccagtgcctggatcagtggtATTCTTTACTCTGCCCTGCACACTGGGAGCACATTTGTGATATCTTTCTGTGGAGGGAATgtggtggatcagttcttctgtgaaatcccccagcttCTCAAGCTCGCCTGCTCTGACTCAGACCACAGTGAAACTGGGGCTATTATCTTCAGtgcatgcttagctttaagctgCTTTGTTTTCATAATTGTGTCATATATTCAGATCTTCAAAGCAGTGCTaagaatcccctctgagcagggccggcgtaaagccttctccacttgcCTTCCTCACCTTACTGTGGTCTCCTTGTTTATTTTTACTGGGACTGTTGCGTACCTGAAACCGACCTCCAGCTCAGCGTCAGCTCTGGATCTCATGGTGGGTGTTCTCTATTCTGTGGTGCCACCAATGATGAATccgatcatctacagcatgagaaaCAGAGAAGTGAAAGGTTCATTGAGTAAACTGATAGGTTGGGGGTTATTCAGCAAGAATAAAATGTCCATATTTCTCCATTGA